The following is a genomic window from Thermodesulfobacteriota bacterium.
AAAATGAGGTTAAATAAGGCGATCTCCGATGAGTTAATCTCGTATTGGTTCGCTTTTTTATACATTGTGAGATAGTTTAATGGAACTCGTAATACTAGGTTCTGGGGTTGGAGTGCCCACATCGAAAAGGTCTGCCCCTGGTTTATGTGTAAGGGTGAATAACAAGCCGATTCTTTTTGACAGCGGCAGCGGTACTGCCTACCAGCTTCCCAAGGCTGGTATTGACTATCACCAAATAGATTATGTTTTTTATACCCATGTAGCCCACCCGGATCACATCAACGATCTATCAGAGATTATATTTGCCAATAAATATGATTACCCCAGAAGGGAGAATGATCTCAATATAACAGGACCAAAAGGTATAAGGAGATTTTACGAAAACCTTGAAGTCCTTTTTCCTACCCTTAAAGCCCCGCCTTTTTCTGTGAATATCCAGGAGGTCGAGATTGATCAGATTAAGATTAATGGTGTGCTGATTGAATCAAAGCCCCTTTGTCACCAGGGTGTGGAATGTGTCGGGTATAGGCTGGAATTCCGGGGAAAGAGTATTGTATATTCTGGCGATACAGACTACTGCGATAATTTAGTAGAGCTTGCAAGAGAAAGCGATCTTCTGGTTGTTGAGTGTTCATTTCCCGATGAATTTAAGGTAGATGGTCATCTGACGCCGTCATTCGCAGGCCGGATCGCCAAAGAGTCAGGGGCAAAAAGACTCGTGCTCACCCATCTCTATCCTATCTGCGATAAATATGATATTCAAAGTCAAGCGCAACGGACCTACCAGGGAGAGATAATTGTTGCCGAAGACCTGATGAAGATAGAACTTTGATATAATCAAAACAAGGAAAATCAGGGG
Proteins encoded in this region:
- a CDS encoding MBL fold metallo-hydrolase, with protein sequence MELVILGSGVGVPTSKRSAPGLCVRVNNKPILFDSGSGTAYQLPKAGIDYHQIDYVFYTHVAHPDHINDLSEIIFANKYDYPRRENDLNITGPKGIRRFYENLEVLFPTLKAPPFSVNIQEVEIDQIKINGVLIESKPLCHQGVECVGYRLEFRGKSIVYSGDTDYCDNLVELARESDLLVVECSFPDEFKVDGHLTPSFAGRIAKESGAKRLVLTHLYPICDKYDIQSQAQRTYQGEIIVAEDLMKIEL